The DNA segment TTACATACATCGCGGAAAAAGACAATCATATCTTAGCCAGCATCGCCAATGGCGATTTCCTAACTTTTCCCAAATCTAATTTAAGCGGAGGTTATGTAGCTAATACCTCTTTTACGAATGAACCTGGCCATGAAAAATGGGGGAAAACATTCACTACGCTTAATAACAACGCCTACTGGGCAAATTGGGGAGCCGGCTTAGCCACCGTAAATGTAACCAACCCTGCTAACGCAACTGTTACTAAGGTACTCTCAAACAGTATGTTCAGAAACCAATTCGGTGATGCAGAAGGTACTGATGTTTATGATGTTGCTTACAATAGCAACCACAATGTGCTGTGTGTAGCAAACGGATGGAGCGGTGTTTTTACCGTTTCACCAACAGACCCAGAAAAAGTAGTTGATTACATTGATCCAAAATATTTCCAAAATGCCTGCATCGCAACAAAAGGGGACTACATCTACACCGGAAATATCTCAGGCGGAATATCCGGCGACTTAAAAGGACTGAAAGTATTCAAATTTAATTAACTATAATTTTATCCTTATTTTTTCTTCTATCAAATAATGCTGAAAAATTTTAGATAGAATAATAGTTAGAAGATAAGCATCTATTCTTTAATGCGAACAACGGTTTTCTGGAATGCAGTAGGTGATGATTATGTGAGGCGAGCCGCTGCATTATCATTATTGTCATTGTTATATCATCAAAATTTAAGTTTATACCACTTAGAAATTGTGGTTTGCACACAAGAACCCCAATATTTTGTACCACTTTTGCAGCATGATAAAATTAGTTTTCGATATGTAAACGACTCATTTTTAATTCATTGGAATTATTATGCTCCTATTGCTTTGTGTATAAATCCGTTTACAATCTTCCGAAAAAGCATCATTCCTGCCTCAGAGAGAATCTCTACAAATAGCATAATCTGGCAAACAAACGCTAACCGAATTGCTTTTATAGGGTTTCCTACCCAAATAATCACAGAGACTACAGACTGCTTGCCGGAAACAATTCATAAATCTATTGCAGATAAAAATATACAGTGGCAAACCGATACCGTATTGTGTGCTTATTCAGCCGAAGACACTGATTCTAAGAATCTTATAATGAATATAATGCCTGAAAAAATCCCAAATTTACACCTTGACCAGCTTATCGGGATGATTTTCCCTAAGATTTTTCAGGAAAACCCGGATTTTTGGGCTAAATATGCTTGCTGAAAACAAGTATATTCTTACTACCGCAGTAACTTTAACAAGCGTCTTATTACTCCTGCAGCTATTTCTGTGGGGTGCTCAATATGAATTAGATACGCAATTTTATCTAACCGGTACGTTACATTGGGATATTCAGCATCCGCCTTTATTTGGGTTTTGGGTTGGCCTTTGGCGCTATATCAGGCCAAATATTTATGCACCAATAGTATCCCAAATAATTATCTTTTCTTTTTCTGCCAACTTATTAGCTTCCAGTTTACTCAAAAACAACAGAGCTAAGTTGTTTTGCAGCTTTTTGCTGGGAATAGAACCCATTACAGCATACTTTCATTTATCATTATTACCGGAAAGCCTTTTGGCTAGCTTTTTTTGTTTTTTTTGTTACAACTTACTGAGAAACAGGTGGTTAATTTCTGGATTTTGGGTAGCCGGAGCTGTGTTGCTTAAACTTCAATCTTTGTGGATAATTCCGGGCATTTTTGTATTAGGATTTCTTCATAGGCAGCGTTCGTTAGTTTTACAAATTATATTTCCAATTTTAGGAGCACTTTTATTGCTCGGAATCGGAAATCATATTCGTTTTAAGGGGGGAGTTTTTTCTAACTTCGGCGGGCTGCTATTTCCACACACAAGCGTCTTCTATTCAGATATTTACGCAGATTCTGCGCTTCAATATTTACTAAAACCGCATTTGCCGTTATCGGCAGATGTGTACCAACGGTATGAAACTTATTTAGCTATCCACCAAGCAGCCCAGCCGGATTCTAACCGATTTCAGCCAGAACAGTTTATGGCAGTAGAACAAATGATTGCTAAATATAACCAAAACATATTGACTAAAAAGCCGTTAGCAGTTTGGAAGCAGATTTTTACAACAAATATTAACGAACTTTTTTCTGGCAATTATTTAGTTTACAAGCAATTTTCTCGTTTCAAAAAACCCATTACAGCTAAATTTGATGATTTAGATAATCTGATGAATAACCTTTACGATTATCGTATAACTTACGAAAAGATGCCCAATTTTTGGCTAAGGTTTCCCAATGAATATATTTGGCTTTTACTCTTGAGCTGGGTAGGGCTTTTAGCTACTAAAAACTTTTTAACCAAACAGATTGCTATTGTGGCTGGAAGCTATTTTCTGGTTATGATGCTGACTATATTTTTTTATAAAACACGATTTTGGATGCCAATTATCCCTTTGCTGATAATTAGGGTTGTAGTTATAGGCAAAAAAATAACGGACACTTTCGTATCCGTTATTTTGAGGTGATAGAGGGAGTCGAACCCCCGTCAAGAGTTTTGCAGACTCGTGCCTAGCCACTCGGCCATATCACCGGCATTGTAGGGCGCAAAGTTAGGAATAATTTAAAAGCAAAAACAACTATAAATTATTTTTGGGTAGATTTTTGTTCACATTTTGGATCAATTATTTAGTCCAATTATTTTATCATACTTGCTGAATCACAAGTAAATTTTTTTATGTGTTAAAAAAAGTAGTAACTTTGCAGTGTTTAGGCATATACCGTTTAATATGGAAAAATTACGAATACTCTTTGTAACTAGTGAAATAAACCCATTTTTAAAAATTTCTTCAGCTGCTGATTTTGTTCGGATGTTGCCTCAGGGCTTGCACGAACGCGGGCACGAAATCAGAATATTAATGCCTAAGTTTGGAGTTATCAACGAAAGAAGGAATCGCCTCCACGAGGTAGTACGTCTTTCAGGGATTAATATCCGAGTAGGAAATGAAGAGAAACCCCTGACCATCAAAGTAGCCTCCATCCCAAACGTTCGCCTACAAGTTTATTTTTTAGATAACGAAGATTATTTTCAGCGAAAATCCGTACTTTTTGATAACAACGACACTTTCCACCCAGATAATGATGAGCGTGCTATCTTCTTCTGCAAAGGAGCCATAGAAACAGTCAAGAAATTAGGTTGGACTCCAAACATCATCCATTGCCATGATTGGATGACGAGTTTAATCCCCTTATACGTTAAAACTCACTATAAAGATGACCCTGTTTTCCAGAATAGCAAAGTAGTATTTACGGTTTACAATAATGCTTTTAATGAGCATTTTCCGGCATCATTTGTAGAGAAAGCTCGTTTAGACGGGATTCCCCATGAAACCTTGCGTGATTTTGCCGAGAATAGCTACTATGGAGTTACCAAAGGCGGGATGCGTATGGCTGATGCTATTACTTTTGGGCAAAATGCCATTGACCCGCATATTCAAGCGTTTTTGGACGATACCAATATTCAACCACGCCACGTTCGAGCAGATGCGCCAGATTATATTGAACGCTATCAACAACTATACCACGCGATTTTAAACTGATTTGTGCTTTCTCTTTTAAATATTTCATACCGGCATATAATCCTTTGCCTTTTTCTTTTTTCTTTTTTTGAAAGTTGTAAAAAAATAGATGACATTGGTTCAGAAGCACTTGACCCCAAAACTGGCGTAGTTGTTGAATATAGCGATACCACCCATATTCAAGTAAAGACTCAGTTTCTGGATTCGATAAAGACAAGTTCCGTTAATGTTCATCTATTTGGTAATATGTATGACCCGGTTATGGGGCATATAGACTGCGCTACGTACCTCCAATTTTCCTTAGCTTCTACCAATCTTTCCTTAGAAAGTGATGTAGTCTTTGATTCGCTGCGTCTTTTTATGCGCGTTCCATTAGTTTACGGGTCAGTACTTGGAAAACCAGAATTAACACAAACTCTTCAGATACATGAAATTACCGAAGATACATTTTCATCAACAAAATCTTACTATTCACATCAAAGCCTTCTTTACAACCCTGCTGTTGAATATTCCGGTAATTTAGCTTTCAAATTTCCAAAACCCTATCAGGGGGACACTACTTGGGGTGTTCTTTTAGATAGCACACTTGGGAAAAGGCTATTGTTTGGAGCCGGAACATCTTACACAGATAACGCAAGTTTTCAAAACTTCTTTAAAGGCTTAGTACTCAAAACCCAAAAAGTCTCAGGAACAGATATGGGAGCTATTTTTCAGTTTTATCCCTTTGACCAAGATTCCAGATTAGTGCTAAATTACCACAAACAAGGAGAAAGTACTTCAAAAACACTTGTTTTTTATATTGACAGTCAATCTGCTCATTATCACTCTGTTAAAAGAAGTGAGTACGAGCTAAAACCCTATGGACTTTTGAAAGACACTACCGGTAATTCTGTTAATTTTTTAGTTTGCGGAGCATACCATAAATTGTTTGTAAAACTTTCCGGCCTAAGCACAATTCGAGAGCAAGGCATTAATTATGCAGAGCTTGTGATACCGGTTCATCCGGATTATTACATACCTTCGGATTCTACGGTTTTAGCTCCCTCAACGGTCTATCCTTTTCAGGCTGATTCTACCCAAACGGAAACCGGAGTAGCTTTGACTACGAGTTACTATTTTGACAATACTTCCCAGAGTTATCGCGTTCCGATTACCGGTTATTTTCAGAGCATTGTACGGGATTCTACCAGAAACACCGGTTTAGTATTACTTCCGTTTGAGAACGCTACCTCTTTGAGGCGAGCAGTTGTTACCGGCCCCGGGCATCCTTCACGGCCAATAAAATTACGATTATTGACCACTCGCCCACCCAAATAATGGAGCGAGGAATTATTGCAGTCTGCGTTTCCCCCATACGACAAGAGCCAAGCCACCGATCCGAAATGATAAGCCAAGCGCTATTTGGCTATGTTGTGCAAATTTTAAACCGTACAGAAGAATGGTGCTATGTGAAAAACGAAATTGACCAATACGAAGGCTGGATAACCCAAAGCCATATACAAAATAGCCCCGTTTTGCTGCTGCAAAATCTTACATGGAAAGTAATAACAGAACCTTGGGTTAGAGCTCAAATGTGCTGTGAAAACCAAAAAAGCACACTATTTTTAACAGCCGGATGTCGGATTCCCGAAATTTATGGCGAAAGTGGGCAACTAAACCTCCCTTTTACTGACTTTTCGGTAGAAATAGACCCACATTACGTTCAAGATATACATCCATTTAACATTGAGCAGTTGGTATCGTATTCCAAAATGTTTATGAATGTGCCATATTTGTGGGGCGGTAAAACAATCTTCGGAATAGATTGTAGCGGTTTGATACAAACTTTATTTTCCTTATTTTCAGTTTACTTACCGCGTGATGCTTGGCAGCAAGCGGCTGTGTTACAGGATATTACTTGGGAACAACGAAATACAGGAGATCTGATTTTCTTTCAGAAAACAGTTGGAAAAATCTCCCATGTTGCGCTGCTCATGAACAAAGACTTTGTGATTCATGCAAGCGGTAGGGTTAGAATAGACCCCATTACGCCAGAAGGGATTTTTAATCCAGAACAAAAAAAATATTCCCACCAGAATCTAATTTTAAAAACGCTGAAAACCACCTAACCCTTTTGGTTGTATTTTCTCAGCTATCTAACGAATAAAAAGTTAGATTTAAGTTAAAGCCCAATTAGTTTCGTCAAAGTTTCTGTAAATTGCAGCGAACAGTTTCTCTTATTAATCATGAATCCAAGAACTATTTGGCTTGTTTTGGGAATATTTTGGGTAAATTTTTATTTTCTGCAAGCACAAGTAACTTACCAGATTAGCACTGGAAGCGGCGGAAACCCGCAAGGAGTTAATACAGAGGCAGATAACATAACAACTGGCTGGACGGCCATCACCACCGCGCCACAATCTGCTAACTCGTGGTCAGCAAGCCAGCTTATCCCGTTTAATTTTCAGTTTTTTGGGCAGCCGGTAACCCAATTTAAAGTCAGCCAAAATGGAATCATTACTTTTTCAGTTGCTTCAATGCAACTACCTAACGCCAATACACTGCTTCCAACAGCATTGCTACCCCCGCAATCTATTGCTTGTTATTGGGACGAGTTTACGGCCAGCGGCCAAACAGGTGGTAATGATGTTGTTTACACCAAAATAATCGGTACTGCTCCCAACCGCCAATTTTGGATTAAGTGGTTCTCCTTTGAATATGGAAATCCAGCAGCTCCTTTTGCCTACTTCTCATGTGTTTTAAGCGAAACTAATAATGTTATCTATATCGTTGATCATCATCTTGTTAGCGGTAATGTTACCGCAAGTGTTGGTGTTCAATTAGATGCTACAACGGGCTTTAGTTATGGTAATGATTCCTTAGCTTTCCAAATAGGATCATCTGTATATGCTGATAATTCATGGATAACCTTCTCACCAGTAGCTCCTAATCAGCCGGATTTAAGCGTTACGAACTTGGTTTCTCCTACATCCAGTTGCTTACTCACTAATCAAGAACAGGTTCAGGTGCGCGTTTCGAACCAAGGAACTTTACCGATATATGGATTTCAGTTATTTTATCAATTTAATGGACAATCTACTATAAATCAAACATATAATGACACAATTTTGCCGAATGACAGCCGAATTGTTTCTTTTTTAACTCCGATAGATGTTTCTATTGCTGGAAAATATCCGATAATAGTTTGGGGAAAAACAATTGGAGATATGGTTACTAATAATGACACACTTGCAAGCAGTATCATTAGTTACCGTGCGATAGCAAGTTATCCATATTTGCAGAGTTTTGAGAATATTACAAATGTATCAGATTCACTTAGAATAACTTACG comes from the Bacteroidia bacterium genome and includes:
- a CDS encoding glycogen/starch synthase, which codes for MEKLRILFVTSEINPFLKISSAADFVRMLPQGLHERGHEIRILMPKFGVINERRNRLHEVVRLSGINIRVGNEEKPLTIKVASIPNVRLQVYFLDNEDYFQRKSVLFDNNDTFHPDNDERAIFFCKGAIETVKKLGWTPNIIHCHDWMTSLIPLYVKTHYKDDPVFQNSKVVFTVYNNAFNEHFPASFVEKARLDGIPHETLRDFAENSYYGVTKGGMRMADAITFGQNAIDPHIQAFLDDTNIQPRHVRADAPDYIERYQQLYHAILN
- a CDS encoding DUF4270 domain-containing protein; its protein translation is MLSLLNISYRHIILCLFLFSFFESCKKIDDIGSEALDPKTGVVVEYSDTTHIQVKTQFLDSIKTSSVNVHLFGNMYDPVMGHIDCATYLQFSLASTNLSLESDVVFDSLRLFMRVPLVYGSVLGKPELTQTLQIHEITEDTFSSTKSYYSHQSLLYNPAVEYSGNLAFKFPKPYQGDTTWGVLLDSTLGKRLLFGAGTSYTDNASFQNFFKGLVLKTQKVSGTDMGAIFQFYPFDQDSRLVLNYHKQGESTSKTLVFYIDSQSAHYHSVKRSEYELKPYGLLKDTTGNSVNFLVCGAYHKLFVKLSGLSTIREQGINYAELVIPVHPDYYIPSDSTVLAPSTVYPFQADSTQTETGVALTTSYYFDNTSQSYRVPITGYFQSIVRDSTRNTGLVLLPFENATSLRRAVVTGPGHPSRPIKLRLLTTRPPK
- a CDS encoding C40 family peptidase, which produces MERGIIAVCVSPIRQEPSHRSEMISQALFGYVVQILNRTEEWCYVKNEIDQYEGWITQSHIQNSPVLLLQNLTWKVITEPWVRAQMCCENQKSTLFLTAGCRIPEIYGESGQLNLPFTDFSVEIDPHYVQDIHPFNIEQLVSYSKMFMNVPYLWGGKTIFGIDCSGLIQTLFSLFSVYLPRDAWQQAAVLQDITWEQRNTGDLIFFQKTVGKISHVALLMNKDFVIHASGRVRIDPITPEGIFNPEQKKYSHQNLILKTLKTT